A window of Oncorhynchus tshawytscha isolate Ot180627B linkage group LG10, Otsh_v2.0, whole genome shotgun sequence contains these coding sequences:
- the LOC112259576 gene encoding apolipoprotein D-like, translating to MQALQVLSLTLLSVLAANAQTFRPGKCPQPPVQANFDTARYLGKWYEIQKLPAIFQKGECSTATYSLKSPGVVGVLNRELLYLVDPPASVASLMRDEEPAQLVDPPASVVALVRDVVPDHPADPAMDPG from the exons ATGCAGGCTCTACAGGTTTTGTCTCTGACTCTGCTGTCCGTTCTGGCAGCTAACGCCCAGACCTTCCGCCCTGGAAAATGCCCCCAACCCCCCGTCCAGGCTAACTTTGACACCGCCAGG TATCTGGGCAAGTGGTATGAGATCCAGAAGCTCCCTGCCATCTTCCAGAAGGGCGAGTGCAGCACTGCCACCTACTCCTTGAAGAGCCCCGGAGTAGTTGGTGTGCTCAACAGGGAGCTGCTGTAT CTCGTGGATCCACCAGCATCGGTGGCGTCCCTGATGCGGGACGAAGAACCCGCACAGCTCGTGGATCCACCAGCATCGGTGGtagctctggtgcgggacgtagtGCCCGATCATCCCGCGGATCCCGCTATGGA